From the bacterium genome, the window CTTCCTGGGATGCTTGGATCGCCGAGTTTTGGGCTAAGAGGAGAGACGGTGTACCAGACAGAATGACGTCGGAAGAGGTCTCCGGTTGTCTGGATCTCATTCCGTACGTTGCCGATAGATTTCCCGAGGCGGTCTCACTTGCTTTGACAGCAGATACCACAGGTCAGGCGCATACATTCCTCTACCGTCACTTAGCGGATACTGACTCACCAGAAAAGTACCCCCACGAATTCCTACGTCTTTTTCTGCACCTGCTCAAGAGGGTCGAAGCACAGTCAATCTTTGATCCAAACCATATTGTCGACCTCTTCAGGCGACTTGCGCTGAAACTCTCTGTGGGTGAGCTAAGGGCCTTGCGCGAGGAGTTTGTCAGATTGGGGTTGTCTGCGCCGCCGCCCCCGTCAGTCGAGAATTGACGGCATGAATTGTGCGTATCAATAATTTTGGAAATTGCATTTGAAGGCGAATATTGGCGAACTATCCATTGTAGTCATGCACGCTCAAGTTACTCAATGGCAGAGCAATCGTTTAGACGATGTTGCTTGACAGTACAGGGAAGCATGTAGGCGCGCGATGAGCAGGGAGGTGAACATCCCTGAATGCGCGGTACTTCGACGCTGGTGATTTGCTCAGATGTCGCGAGACGGAAGATTCAATAGTCCTCATGAAGCCCCACCTAGTTTTGTATCATATTGGCATTTCTAAGTGACTGCAAAGATCCCTTGCTTTCTTCATGGATAACCATTACTTATTTGTATAGGCTCGGAGCGTTCCCCCTCCCCCCCGCTCCAGCTTCCAAAAGGACTAGGTAACTAGTCCTTTTTGTTTTGCAGTGATTCCGAAAACCCTTATAGACAGAATTTCATTGACATGAATCATCGAGTGTCCTACTTTAGAGAAAATGGGACACTGCTATAATCCCGTAAGTAATTGTCCCTCAGGATTTTCTCCAATATTCTTCGACTACGTCCAGCTTCCGTAACTCCATTCTGTTCGTGGTTTAACCACACGTCTTCAAATATGCTCAATGGCATGCAAACCAATGGCTTTTCGGCCAACCGCTGTGACTTCAATGCTCCGTCACAACCGTGATCACTGTCTCCTTCTCTCTACGGTGGGTCTGATTCGGGCTGCTAAGAGATTCATGGTCGGCTTTTTGGGCACCAGAGAGAAACCGCGGCGGCTAAACCAGTTGACGCAAGCAGACTACAGTCTTACTGCGGCCCAAGTTCATCGACTTATCAGCGCAGCCGCATGCCTGCGCGACCGTGCCCTGATTAGGGCATTTGCAGAAACAGGGCTGAGAAGGGCGGAAGCAGTCTCCATTGCATGGACCGATGTCGACCTTGCCGCCTGTCTCTTGGTAGTGCGAAACGGCAAAGGAGGGAAAATGCGTATGGTGCCCATCACGCCCTCGCTGGCGGTCGATCTGGCCGCACTGAAATGCATGAGCAGAAGCTCGATGGTGTTTTCTTCGCGTCAGGGTCCGCGCCTTTCACGGCGTCAAACAAATCGAATTGTCGCCTGTGCCGGTCGCGCTGCCGGGCTGACTCCACCTAATCCGCGTCGTTCACAACTCACGTGTCACTTGTTACGGCACACCTTTGCTCGTCGCTGGAAGGCTTCAGGCGGTGACATCGAAGTGCTGTCGCACATTCTGGGGCATGCGTCAGTGAAGACCACGTGGGACGTGTACGGGCGACCCGGACTTACAGATATCGAAATCGAATATCAAAAGGTAGTTGCAAGAGCGTTTCACCATTTTACCCCCGGAGAAGAAGGATGACCTTGATATCTTCCCGAAACCTCCTCGTGCGAAAAGGGTAAGGAGGGAAACAATGCATGATTCCTATCACGACACACTTGGCCTTGGCCGAAAGGACGAATCGACCGCTCGTCTATCAGTCCCGGCAATCGGAAGCATTATCAGCGCGACAGGTCAATCGGATAGTCGTAGCGGCAGGTCAACGGGCAGGGCCGACGCACCCAAACCCCCAGCGTCCAAACATTACCTGCCATTTGCTTCGTCATGCATTCGCTCGGCTCTGGAAACTCCATGGGGGAAGCATCGAGACGCTTTCGAAAGTGATGGGGCATTCCTCGGTCGCAACGACGTGGGATCTCTATGGAGCCGAAAGTCTCCACGATATGCAGCGGAATTATGAAAACACTAAACAGAAAATGTTGGCCACGCCCGGTGCTCCAGCAGTGGCTGAAATTGAACGGGCCGCCAGAAAGAGAGACAAATGAAAGTGAGTACGCGAAGAGTAGCCAGTCTGCGTTCCTGCCTTGTGCCGCTACTCGTTGGTGCGGCAATTCTCAGTTCGTGCAGTAAGAACTCGACCCAATCAAATCCGCCGCCGCTACCTGTCGTCGCAGGGACGTACCCGTCGTCCGGTGCGGTTCTTTCGGACAGTCTGACAGGACCAATTACCATCACGTTCACAGAAGCGATGAAACCGGCCTCGTTCACGGCGACGACGTTCTGGGTCGACGGCAAGCCGGGTACCGTCAGCTACGCCAACGGCATCGCCGCATTCAAGCCGACGACGCCATTTGCCCACAACGAATCCTACACCGCGCACGTTGCAGGGTCCGTCAGCAGTCAGGCCGGCGTCCAACTCGGAACAGCTTACAGCTGGTCCTTCACGACAAGAGACTGGACGCTGATGCCAGTGGTCGTGAAGTTCGATTCCGCCGCAGCGGAAGAAGCGGGGGCTTGGGCAGTGACGCCATGTACAGACGGAAAGTACGGGATTGCGGGATGGACAGGACTATCTGGCAATCGAAGCATTTACTTGGCGAAAGTCGACTCCAACGGTGTCGCGCTCTGGCAGAAGACCGTGGCTGCTGGTGGATACGGACAAGCATCGAGCATTGTGGAGACTCAGGATCATGGGTTCGCCATTGCCGGGCTGGGCGGTGACTTCGGGTCGGCAGGTTTGCTCATTAAGACGGATGCTACCGGCAACGTACAGTGGCAGAAATCTTTTCAAGGCGTGGGCCTGTACGGGGTCACGCTGGCCGCTGATGGAAATCTCATCACGTGGGGCGGGTCGGTGGCGAAGTACTCTGTCAGTACGGGAGAGCTCCTTTGGACAGCAACGACGACCGGCACCGTGCGCGGCTTGTGCGCTGGTCCGGCAGGGAGCTACCTCTATACTTCGGAAATTCCCGGTGACTTTGACCCAGCCAAGAGCATTTGCGGTGGACGGATTGACGCCGCGGGCAACAGCGTTTGGTTCAAGATGTACTTTCACGGTCATTACCAGGAGGGGTATTCAGCTAGGGCAATGGCCGCTTCTGCTGACGGCAACTACGCGGTGTTCGGAGGATGGGATCCCTCGCAAAGCAGGGCAGGGGGCGTGGCCGCCAAGATCAACGCCGCAGGCGACAGTCTCTGGACCTCCAGAGATGAGCACGGCTGGTTTGGCGGTCCCATAACGAGCGGTTGCAGGTTTCGGGACGGCTTGGTGGGATTCGTGCCATTCCAGACGGACAACCACGCTATGGGCCCTGTGGTCTACTTCACTAATGGCGGCGCATGGATAGACTATCGGCCCGAAACGTGGACTGCTCCAGGGATACGTCAAGCGTTCTGGGTCTACAGCGGCATACCGAGGGGATCTGACGAACTGATTGCCGTGGGTGAGATGACACTGGAAAACGACACTGCGGCTAAGCCTCGGAAGAAACTCTTTCTTCGGCTCCGGTACATGTAGCTGCTGATAGTCCTGCAGGAAGCACGTGGTTCGGGATAATCCAATGTTGGCGGATTGAGGACAAACACAAATACCCAGTTCCGGGCTAGTTGGTTTCCGTAAATTCAGGTGGTGGATTGTATGGCCCATACCTGAGGACGCTCGATGCCGTATGGTACGAAGTCTCTTAGGAAAATTGTCTGGCTGCACATACGCTCGTATACACCACTAATGGCAAAGTGGCATTCTTCTTGTTCACATGCCTTGGTTCGTCGCCTAGTATACATACCCAAAAAATGTCCGGAGGGGACAACCGTCGATATCCGAATCAAATTCGCTAGTACCGCCGTCGCCGAAACATGCGGCTCTGAGAGGTGGCGATACTGGCGGGACTGCGTGGCCCTGTACACCAGTCACGCCGGGGGCTGCATTCAGTAGCGACTGAGCGTTTGGCCTTCTGTTTCTTTTGCCGCCTGCGCCAAAGGCGCGTACCGGCGGTTGTAGTTGCGCGCGTTCGTCGGTCAGCATCCCTCCACGCCATTCCTGCAGTGTGAAGTGACGTGCCTTCCCGGCGCGTCACCCGAAAAGTAGAAGTCGAAGCGAAAGTGGTAAACGCTTCTACTTTTCCTCCAACATAACCCCTTGTCACACTTACGGAATGTCGTGTCGGTTGCCTCCCGACTCCTCCAGTTCCCCGAGTCCTTTTCCTCCTCCGATTGGCGTCTGTGGTGGAGCGTGGTGCGCCAATCGCAGGAACCCGAAAAGGACTCGGCTCCGCCGGTCGGCGCTACGCCGACATCGCCGCCGCAACCAATTGCATTCGCGGAGTGCGGCGGCTCGGCGTCGGTCTGCGGCCATTCCGCGGATTTCCCATCTCGATTGGTGTCCGCGGCCTGGCCTTGACGAAACTGGAGGAGTCGGGAGGCTGACGGCGGCTATCGTGGCCGGCTGCTGCCAGCCACTCCCGCGCCCCTGCTCGCTGGGAGCGACCCGGGCGCGGAGCCCGCCTGCCTCCGACGAACGCGCGCATACGGGTGCTGTTCCGGAGGGCGAAATGCCACGCAATCTTTTCGAACGCAGTTTTGATGTTATTGGATTGCCTTGGATGCGCTCTGATGCGCGATCTACCCTAACCGCAGTATCTTCTGGCAGTGTCAGCATCAGTCTCACGCGAGAACGGCAGGTGTAGAGTGAAACGCAAAGCCTCCTTTGTGCCAAATGCACGCGATGTGGCGATTCTCCAATTGGTCTTCGAACATCGCTACATGAGTATTGAGCTACTGGCAGCGCTGCTCTGCGAGCCCGCCGCCGCCGGTCGGCAGTACGGCTTCACCGTTTCGGCGCTTCGCGCCCGCTGCCAGAAGCTAAGAGAGAACCGCTACTTGGTCTGGCGATTCCTCGCGGATCAACCCACTGGCCGAGGATGGCATACGGAGCGTCCGGCGATCTACGCCATCGGACCTGCAGCAGTAGATTTGCTAACCGAAAGCTATGGCGAGAAAGCGAGACGGGTGTGTGTAACGGTCGCGAGGAATACGGTCAAGAGCCTCTTCCTACGGCACGAACTGAGTATAGCGAGATTCCAGTCGATATTGCGGTTGGCGTGTCGTGCAACCGGTACAATGGTGCAGTTGACCGGCTGGATCCAAGGACCGGCCTTGCGCGATTCCGTCATGGTCGGGAGCGGACCATCTGCCGACCGCATTCCGGTTGTGCCGGATGCGGCTTTTGCGCTCACGATCAAGGGCAAAGGCACAGCGCACTACATGTTGGAATACGATCGGGGGACGATGCCCTTAGCCGACATCCGGCAGAAGGCGCTGGGGTACTGGTACTATTATCGATCACAGATGTTTCGCCGGAAGTACTCCTACCGGATCAATCGCTCAGGTGAGCCTATTCTGTACGCAATCGACAAACCGTGGAATAGTCTTGATCCGGCACACCAGAAGGCGTTCGTGACCAGTGCAATTGCGAGTTTTCAGGTATTGTTCGTGACGAGGTCCACTGAGAAGGACAAAGCCCTCATACTTGCCGGAAAACGACCGTCCCGGCTGCGTCAGGCGAATCTCTTTCGAACGGTGCAGGAGGTGCCCGATATTCCACCGACCACCAGTAAATTTCTGTTCGCGACCGACGAGCTTGACTATCGGATCGATGACCCGGAGGCTATTCTCCGCGCAATTTGGCAGAGCCCTAAGGCGAACAATGTCGTGCTGCACAGCCTGTTAGATTGAGTTTTCATTATGTGAGTACTGTCAGAAATTGTCAGTGGACCAAGGTCTTGTCAGTACCAGCGGCACCTCTACTACGTGGTCGGGGCGGAACCTTGCGACCGGATGTATCCAAGCATCAAGAAAGGCCGCCAGCAAAGGTGCTGGGCGGCCCAGGTTCACTTTTTTCGAAGTACAAACGAACTTTTGAAACTCTCGCGATCCTTTTCGGCTCCCGTGGCTTCTGCGAGAAGGTAGAGCCACAGGTTGCGTTCTCGTTCGAAGAGCAGTTCATCTGCCATTCGCGCGTCTGCCACGACCAGATTGATCAGGCATTCCGGTACGCCATAGGTACGGAGAATGGGTGCTAGAGACCCACAGACACGTTGAGCAGCCTTCTGTTCGACTTGCGCTTTGATAAGATTTAGTTTTATTTGCCGGATACGGTCATCAGTATCACCGTTCTGCACGTGTGAGCCCTCCACTGTTGGCAGGTGAATGGCCGCTCCAGCGGTTATCGCTCGAGATAGCCTGACTGCCGACAGGAGAAAGGGTCACTAATTATTGCACGCTATCGGGAGGTTGTCAAACATGGAATTCTACATCGTCGTGCTCATCGTGGTGGGCGTCTTTGGTGGGATTGCCCTCTTCGGCTACTTGGCAAAATCCAATCGCCTTTCCTTCCTAAATTCGACCATCAAAAATGCAGCCTCCGGCGAAACAAAACTCAAACAAGCCTTTTCTTCGCAGCTTGACAAGCGACTCGAGATTGATGAAGAACTCCGCTCAGAATTTCCGGACGACCACCAGTCTGTTACCGCCGACGAACGCGAAACCCTTGTGCAGCTTACTTTGGCACAGCGTCGTAATTAT encodes:
- a CDS encoding tyrosine-type recombinase/integrase; this translates as MVGFLGTREKPRRLNQLTQADYSLTAAQVHRLISAAACLRDRALIRAFAETGLRRAEAVSIAWTDVDLAACLLVVRNGKGGKMRMVPITPSLAVDLAALKCMSRSSMVFSSRQGPRLSRRQTNRIVACAGRAAGLTPPNPRRSQLTCHLLRHTFARRWKASGGDIEVLSHILGHASVKTTWDVYGRPGLTDIEIEYQKVVARAFHHFTPGEEG
- a CDS encoding site-specific integrase — protein: MIPITTHLALAERTNRPLVYQSRQSEALSARQVNRIVVAAGQRAGPTHPNPQRPNITCHLLRHAFARLWKLHGGSIETLSKVMGHSSVATTWDLYGAESLHDMQRNYENTKQKMLATPGAPAVAEIERAARKRDK
- a CDS encoding Ig-like domain-containing protein, which encodes MSTRRVASLRSCLVPLLVGAAILSSCSKNSTQSNPPPLPVVAGTYPSSGAVLSDSLTGPITITFTEAMKPASFTATTFWVDGKPGTVSYANGIAAFKPTTPFAHNESYTAHVAGSVSSQAGVQLGTAYSWSFTTRDWTLMPVVVKFDSAAAEEAGAWAVTPCTDGKYGIAGWTGLSGNRSIYLAKVDSNGVALWQKTVAAGGYGQASSIVETQDHGFAIAGLGGDFGSAGLLIKTDATGNVQWQKSFQGVGLYGVTLAADGNLITWGGSVAKYSVSTGELLWTATTTGTVRGLCAGPAGSYLYTSEIPGDFDPAKSICGGRIDAAGNSVWFKMYFHGHYQEGYSARAMAASADGNYAVFGGWDPSQSRAGGVAAKINAAGDSLWTSRDEHGWFGGPITSGCRFRDGLVGFVPFQTDNHAMGPVVYFTNGGAWIDYRPETWTAPGIRQAFWVYSGIPRGSDELIAVGEMTLENDTAAKPRKKLFLRLRYM
- a CDS encoding replication-relaxation family protein; the encoded protein is MKRKASFVPNARDVAILQLVFEHRYMSIELLAALLCEPAAAGRQYGFTVSALRARCQKLRENRYLVWRFLADQPTGRGWHTERPAIYAIGPAAVDLLTESYGEKARRVCVTVARNTVKSLFLRHELSIARFQSILRLACRATGTMVQLTGWIQGPALRDSVMVGSGPSADRIPVVPDAAFALTIKGKGTAHYMLEYDRGTMPLADIRQKALGYWYYYRSQMFRRKYSYRINRSGEPILYAIDKPWNSLDPAHQKAFVTSAIASFQVLFVTRSTEKDKALILAGKRPSRLRQANLFRTVQEVPDIPPTTSKFLFATDELDYRIDDPEAILRAIWQSPKANNVVLHSLLD